In Drosophila ananassae strain 14024-0371.13 chromosome 3R, ASM1763931v2, whole genome shotgun sequence, the DNA window taaaccTTAAATAGGAAAAACTAGAATAGCCGAacgtttattaaaaaatgcattAATATTTACAGGGAACTTAATGGTAGGtactttaaatataaatattccgATGCATATTTGATTTTAGAAGCAAAATTGTTGgtttgcgttttttttttgtggggaATTTACGCAAtgatttttgccatttttgtgctcttaaatattttttttcagtaaCAGTTAGGTAGATTTGGGAAAGATTTTGGTgatttttaactatttttcaattttgcaCAAATGAGGCGTTGCATTTACCGTCCAAGTATAAACAACATTTGTATTCagtctttaaaataaaaacttccCCCAACACTCTAGTTTTGATTGCATTCTAGCCTCAGACAAATgtgtttaaatttattaaccataaatatttactttCGCGTATGTTGTGACATAAATGCAGATATTTACCTACACTAATGGCTAATTGGATTTTTACCTTATTTCGTCATCCGCTTGCGTTGAAATTTGATTTAGTTTTTGGTGTTTgcgatttttgtttttccttttttgttgcacGGTGCTtgatttttggcttttttttttgtgatgtAAAACATTCAGagctatatatattatatgccGATAATTTACTTTTATATTTACATAAAGTTACTGCGAAAatgttttcaattattttcaataatttgttctCCGGTTTTTGGCGCAGCGTTTTACAAACGGTGCCTAGTACTATGAATAGGGATACGATTAAGTGGAGATATGTCGCTGAACTTGCCCGAAACTACACGTACACATAACATATATGTAAGCTGTCTGAGTAAACACTTCGTATTAAGGTAATGTTATATATAGACACCGATAACTGTCAAATGCCAAGCTCTATGTACACAATTAGCTACCCTCGGTCCAACCCTCTCATCCTCTCTAGAAGTAGTCCATTTTCGGGGCATCCAGAGCCGTGTGCATGGTCAGGGTGACGCCCCTATTAATGCTGACTGCCGGATAGAAAACACCGTAGAGGTCCCGGAAAGCCACAGATCCCTGCGGCATTTCATTGACCAGGAAACTAAGGGTATGCCTCTCCAGGTCCAGGAGAACTCCAATTGTACTTCCCGTGGTAATCCCACCCTCGACTCGACGCTCATGGATGGAATTGTGCTGGAACCAGGATCTCTGGCGGTCGATGTACATGGCAAATGATTTTTCGTCCTTGCCTGTTGatggtgaaaaaaaatatacaaaatcaTTTGGGGAAGAGAGTAAATATGTTTACTATTTGGGCGATTGTTGGGCTATGCGCACCGAGCCGTGATCGTGACTGGTACATGTTGTACAAACAATATAAAAATCTCTCATTAAATGTTCACTGACCATTTATTTCGCTATTTGCGTTTTGTTTTGGTAATTTATTGGCCTGCTTTGCTTACAACTTCAACAATTATTGAATGTATTTTATTGTTACGTGATTAAGAGTTATTTAATCTCGGACCACCGTATTAGTTCATGCAatgtaattaattaattggcgTGACATATTCTCAGCCACTGTTACACCCCACAAATCGATAACCAAAATGTAATGAAAATTTTAGAGCAACCGGATATGATATCTATCTCCATTTTGCTGACTTTCCAAACTCCGAAGTTCTGAACTTAAACTCCAACTCGTAAGATAACTCCCCTGACTTCCACTATCCATGACTTGTCACTTTCCTGTCTGTCGTTTCAGTTCTGTGGAATTATAATTGACAAATGCAAAAGCAACAAGCAAGGTGCCGGAGGGGCGGATAAGGACTTGTGGATGTGACCTCCGACCCTCCCACTGTCCAGGAAACGCACCAGTCTCGTAAAACAACTTGGCAAACTGCAGCTGTTAGTGTCAATGCCAGTCACTAGGGGCCACCACCTGCTCCGAGGTGGTGCTGCTCTCAAATTTTGTTGCCGGCGCCTCGcatatgaaaatttaattcGAAAACTTGAGTTTGCAGCGAGAAGGACCAACCGGAGCTGGAGGGCACGTGTTAAATGGCGCGTGAGCAGCTTGGGGAATAAATTGTGTAAGTGAAAAAGATACACAGCGGCGTCTTAGcgacaaagaaaaaataaagaaaaatcaagGAAAACGATGCGCTGCCGCAAATAAACTTTTGCATTTGACAAAAGTTTAAGTGCCGCACTTTTAATTACTTTTGTCTGCAGTCTAAGTCCACTCCACTTTTTAGTCCCACCGCCTCCAATCACTCCGCCTCCCACGCTACCACGCAcattttcaatcaatttaCTACGGCATACTTCAAGGCGCCTCCGTTGCGtcttttgtttgtgtttgtctcagtttcggtttcagtCTGGTAACGAAAACTCCTCACATTCCGCTCCAGAAGTTCGACCCTACACTCACGCAACAAGAAATGGCAAAAGTTTCTGCCCCGCCCCAACACTTGCCACTCGATTTTATTGGCTTCGCATTGCGAGGCGGCAAAATGGCAAAGTTTTAAGCGTAACCCCCCTAGCACCATCGCAACCTGCGCGAGAACCCCCCTTAAATTCTCATCTATTAGCTGTGAACTTTCCGCATACGTATTGGATCTTTTGTCAACGCCAGAATCTATTTGTTGTGCAGATTTTCCACTTCTGGTCTCCCTCTTTTTGCGAACAAAGTTTCTGTGTGAAAGGTTTTTTCCTGCTGCTCTCTTTGTGCCGCCTGCtctgaatttttaattgaatttcaaaTGCAACCAGTAACCCACTGACGGCACCTAACAATAGCGAGGGAACTGTAGCAGGTTGTTAACTCACCGAGCATTTTGTTCCGGGCCACGTCGATACGTGCCACTCCAAAGGCCGGATCCGTGTCCGCCGTATAGTTGTCGATGGTGAACTCCCAGTAGTGAATGCCGCGGGAGAATCCAACGGAGCCGAGGGCCACTCGGTGCTCCCAGCCCTCGACGCTAACGGTGGCGTTGTTTTTGCTGAAGATTAAGCCCGAACCGGCTCCGCCGCTCAAAACGGGATCAAACGTGAACCAGGCCACTAGAATGGAACAGACGAGAATGAAACTGATGAGTAAACtagtaaaaataataataaataggTATTTAAATAGTTATCTTGGAAAGTACCGCCTTAGATGTTTTATTCAAGCACTTCGAAGCATATTATTTTTACATAAACTCCTACACATTATATAATACTCCCTAGGTTCTAGATCAAGCAAAGGCATTAGATTAACTACAACTTTCTCAGCTATTgtttttttgcgattttttaaGTGTTCCGGAACTGTGAAAAGtggaaagaaaaacaaagtcAGACTGGTTGCAATTTTCCCCATTGTCAAAGCTCAAGTGGCCGGTGCAATCCAGAATCGGAGTCGGGAGTCGGAGCCGGAGTCCGAATCCAAGTCCGTTCCTTACAGTTTATGCTGTTATGCCCAGCAAAGTAGGCAACGAGTGGCGACGAGTCGAGTGCTTTATTAAATTTCCGTTTTTATTGTTGTGGCCGCATTAAGTGGCCAAGGCTAGCCGGGAATCATCTGGGAGCACTGGGAGCTCCACTTCTCGGTccgatgacgatgatgacgtTGCCTGTTTTATTGGCCACCAAAGGCAATTGTGTGGCCAAACTAGCCACAAAGCAAGCATCTGGGCCAGGAGGACTCACTGGCTTTGGCCATTGTTTTGTTTACGTCAAGGATATGACTTTGCGATTAAAACTATGAGAGATTGGAGCCAGGCACTATAAACTGTGAGTCCTTAAAATACCAGCATTTAATTAGCTGCTGGGAACTGCTTCTGGTTTTTTTCTAATTGGATAAGTAAGAGGGAGCCCAAATGTTGGCACAAGGATTTTATCCGAATCAGGGATTAGGACTCTATTATGATGGAATTTAATTTAGTCTGAAGAGTAACACAATGAAGTCTGCAATCCACTTGAGACTCTGTAGCTacgttatatatatatttttagatttgtCTAATGGATCGCCTTCACATTTTGTCCACACCCTGGCCATAAGCTGGAATTTTCGCTCCCTTAAGTAATTGATAGCGTTGTAACCCGTTTTATTCTTCCCGAGACCCTCGTCTTAGGAATCATTTTTGTCTGTAAGGTGTTAGAGACAGGCCATTAACGAAGACCGCCCGCAAACGTCACGAGCCATAAACTGTTAACTGGTTTTTCCGTTAATTACTTAGGGACACGCGCTCGGTGTAAACACTTTATAAAGTGGCAATTTGCATTGGGATCGGGATCGGCATCGGGGTCGGATGGCCGGCTTAAATCGCTCGTAACCCCCTCGAAGACACCGCACTGGCTGGCGTTGAGAAATAATCAATTAAAAGTTGCAAATTAACGGCGACCAACTAATAAAGTGACGGTCAGGAACCGAGAACataaaagaaacagaaaccggCTTCCTAGAAAATGCTCTGgcaattttataaattaaataactttACGCGGCGTTTCATTTGTGGTGGATCCTGGCGGATGGTAGATGGTGGGTGGTGGAATGGAAGTAGCTGCTGTCAGGTGGCGCATGCATCAATCAAGTGAGAATTGGATTGCAGAAGACAAACCCTGACGCCCCCTCTTGCTTCACAAAACCCCCTTCCCGGCACATTTTCCATTCACGTATTCCTGCCCGGCAGGCGTAAAGGGGTCAATGGCTGTTTGACATGCAAAACACGAACGGGAGGAACCTGGAGCTCcggaatggaaatggaaaaggaAAAGGGGTGGCGCATGACCGAAAAggattaaattataaaacagTCGGAAAAGTAGCTCACAAGCAGTCAACCATCCAGCCATccaaccagccagccagctagcCGAAGGAGCTTAATTGAAAAAGCTAGTACGAGAAGAAAGGTGAAAATGTGAAAAGCGGGACTCACCTTCGGCGGTCTGAAGTCCAATCAGCTCCGAGTATTCACCCTCTCCGGCGCTATTGAAGGCCTTCACCCGGGCATTGTACATCGAGTTGAAGTGCAGCCCGTCCACGGTGCAAATTGTTTCCTTGCCGCAGTAGACTTCCTGTTTCGGGGATTTGGGGAAGGGTGGAAGGAATCAAATTAAAGTTCTCCTTTAATAAATTGGAAGATGACAGCCATTCAGTCAGCCAATCAGCAAGCGGATTGTGCCATTCAGTAGTTCGTGACGGCAGTTATCCGTTGCTTCTGGAATTTATTCTGGCTTACACTTGTTAACTTAATTCTGAGAGCTTGTTTAAGCCACGATTATAATTAAAGTTCATGTGGCCTTACAGCTATTTCCAATAAAAGTACTTACCCTAAATTCTCCACCGCTGCCATCGTCCAGTTCAAGGACATAGCCCTCGACGAAGGAATGATTCGGTGGCTGCCACGCCACTGTCACGGAATTGTTCTCCGCCGAGCAGTCCGATGGCAGAATGGTTGGCGTCATGGGAGCTGTTGAGTAATTAggatattttattgaaatcgTGCAATAAACCAAGATCAGTGACATGTGTAATAGTTGTGCTAACGTTTAGAAATAACAGATAACCCAGTGCTAGTAAAAGACATAAACTAAAGACCCGAAGGAAGTGTTTGTGGAGAGTGTTAGGAGAAAGGAAACTACAGTGTTTGACATAAAAGTAAGCCAAATTATCAATACAACTAAAGTAAATACAAGTACcacaatcaataaaaaaaagttggaatcGATGAGAAGCGAAAACAGCACCGGATGACCCCCTCGAGAAACTAAAATGAATCTGTCACCAGGCGAAGAGGCTGCCGTTagagtttcattttttattaattgccCGGAGGGTGGGCCACGCCTACACGCCGTAAAGTTGGGGGCAATAAAAGCAACGCCTGGTAATAAAAATTCATGACACAACACAAATGGCGGAGAGAAGTGAAGCGCCTAAAATTATGCcacaaaataaacataaaaatgaCGACACTTTCAGGCGTCCTCCTCCAACTTTCCGCTCCCCTGGCTCCGGCATCAAAttaaaaaggcgccaaaagcTGTCAAATGTCAACCGAAACAAAAGTAAAACGTGGAAATCAAGGTGCCCTTTTATTTTTCGGGTAAAGGCCGAGCAATCAGGCTAAAAGTGTAAGGGATAAGCCGGAGCGGCGGAGCCTCTGAAGAGGGTCAattgcgaaaacgaaaataccAGAAAACCCGAAAGCTGCGACtcataaaaataatagcaATATAAAACGGAAAATGCGAAATAAAAGCTTAAGCATGAAATAATGAAGATGGGGTGgggtggagtggagtggagtgggaAAAAAATGCCAAATGAAAAGCGACAGGAAAAACCAAAaggcaaaaagcaaaaagcagCGTAAAAAATTATGTCACTCGATGTGACATTGCCTGACCACGCCCCCCGGCTAGTTGACAGGCTGTGGCAAGGAATTCTCTGACAGTCGCCAGGAACCGGAAgtgaaaacgaaaatattttgacgtattttggtttattttttatttcccgTTAGTGgcttaaatgaaaatgaaaaattattatgCGTAGGCGTGTGCCCGTCAACcgaaaataagcaaaaacaaaaagaccaGCAAGGATATTCCAAAAATCCCTGAAAACAAAATGGCCGGCGAATCGTCAATGTGTGAGTGAGTTGGCGCAAGAGTGTATTAGTGTGCGtgggtgtgtgagtgtatTTGTGAGCAACTGAATCACCAAGGAATGAATTTTGTCCAaacagaataaaaaaatatacataaattaTGAAATTGCTGTTTTTTGTGAGTTTCTTGCCAGTGTATGAAAACTTAATTATGTATtgattttttcatattttttatttttgtggatttttgctCACCTGCCGGACATCTTTCATCTCCATCTTTGACGGCTTTAGATGATTTTTGGATATTTATGTGGACATTCATTTAAATGAGAGCAAGCGGCACATTCAGAATGGAAGGAAATGTGAGAGAAGCACAAAGAGGTTAGACATATCAAATgcattaaatttatattctatTCTGGATGGGTGTGTGGGGAACACTACGATGTGCACTATCCGATTTCAACACTTTCACTTTAATTGTCGGGGGGCTTCACTCGAATTTTGTCAACTCCACACATGGCGGGTTCTATTTCCAAATATCTGTTCTATTTTTAAGTTCCCTACCCCCACCACTAAGGAGTTCCCCAACTTTGGTTTCAACTCTTCAACAGGCTCTCGATTGAAGGGCTCTTTCCGCTTTTGTTTGAAGGGTCGAGTTTGGTGTTTTGTTTggtttgtttatgtttatgtttgTGTTTACCGGGTGGCCCCGAGTCACACCTTGGACCAAGTGCGAGGGTGTGTTCTGGTGTGTGTTTGTGCGTAATTAGTGACAATATTTATGAGGCGAGTTTATTTAGCAGCTACAGTCGGGCCTAATAATTCATCTCCGATTTAGAGACAAATGAGTGAATGTTGACTCTCTAAAGATATTATTATCTACCAGTACTTTCTTCCTACGCTTTCAAAGTTATTGTTAATTAGGGGTAGTACTTCTACTTCTAACCACATCACCTACCTTTCATTTGGATGAAGTTCAAGTTGTCAATGGCACGGGCCAAGGCGGCATCATCGAGGGTCAAGTCCACAATCGGGGAAACCCTGGGGGCAGCATTAGTGACCTCTTGGTGCCAGGTCATGTCTGTGTTGGCCACTCGATTTATAAGCATGGCGCCCacctttaaattaaatatatgatTGCCAATTAAATCcgatttaaatgcaattttattGGCAGACAAACCTGTAGAAAGGCGGCGCTGTCAGTCTCCTTCAGAGCTTCAATGCAGAACTGAATAAGTCCTGTGGTTTGTTGCAGTTTGCCAGTGCAGTTTGACTGTTGATCCTAGAAAAGTTGTATTTAAGTCAATTAATAAACCAAATAATACAgattaaatgaattatatcGTGATTTATGAAAAGTTCTTTAGTCTTTATTATCTCACTACATGATTTTGTATTGAATTATATAGCTCTACCAACTCTATTTTGTAATAAATctttcaattgtttataaaaattactttaaaaatcCTTGAAGCTATAGAGTACATACCTTCAGTATCCTAATCTTGGTGTCCTTGTCCATGCGAATCGCCTCCAGCAGATACTCGCGTCTGTCGTGAATGGCCTGAATCAAAGCCTCGCACTGGGCGTGCACAAGTCGCTCGAACTCCATGCAGGATTCCTGTGCATAGATAACTCAAAAATGTAAGCCGGATTCTAGCAGATTTTTTCGTTGGTCCTTGCCGGATTCTAACTTACCGTTACTTTGTCGCTCATGCCTTTGAGGCGCTGGATGAATTCGGTCGTGGAACGTGCCTTCTCCGACAATTGTTGCAGATTGTGCGACAGCTCCGTCTGCAAAATAATACGAACGAATGCGAAAAAATGAGTTTCGAGGACAATGACATCAGTATCAGcgcgaaaattaaaaaacaaagctGAAGTGCAGTATGCCGCAATAAAAGTTTACGGTTTAAGGTTTCTTTTATGGCAACTTTTAGTCACGCCCGCGGTGACAGCTCGCGCTTgcaatatttttcgttttaatttttcccccgtttttattttcattttcccaCCGCCCGTTCATAAATAGTACATAGTTACATGTCAAAGTCAA includes these proteins:
- the LOC6498614 gene encoding E3 ubiquitin-protein ligase TRIM9 isoform X2; this translates as MEDELRCPTCKQLYANPVLLPCFHALCLGCALDIQTPYNPGAGLPVTTNGSGASSTAGHNGLHGTVNGGAAGGTTSGANPGGPGTRHSSHSSAASTASSNTGSESVTSDQDQSDKVSIFSEADSGVVCCSNTSRPVSYAGTGMLPGVGNVVAPPGAAYCLTCPLCRKLVFFDDGGVRNLPTYRAMEAIVDRFCAREALRCQMCETDPKVASLVCEQCEIRYCDACRELCHPARGPLAKHTLVKPRGAAQQRESVCGEHEEALSQYCLSCKAPACGLCLQEQRHQAHDVQSINVTCKAQKTELSHNLQQLSEKARSTTEFIQRLKGMSDKVTESCMEFERLVHAQCEALIQAIHDRREYLLEAIRMDKDTKIRILKDQQSNCTGKLQQTTGLIQFCIEALKETDSAAFLQVGAMLINRVANTDMTWHQEVTNAAPRVSPIVDLTLDDAALARAIDNLNFIQMKAPMTPTILPSDCSAENNSVTVAWQPPNHSFVEGYVLELDDGSGGEFREVYCGKETICTVDGLHFNSMYNARVKAFNSAGEGEYSELIGLQTAEVAWFTFDPVLSGGAGSGLIFSKNNATVSVEGWEHRVALGSVGFSRGIHYWEFTIDNYTADTDPAFGVARIDVARNKMLGKDEKSFAMYIDRQRSWFQHNSIHERRVEGGITTGSTIGVLLDLERHTLSFLVNEMPQGSVAFRDLYGVFYPAVSINRGVTLTMHTALDAPKMDYF
- the LOC6498614 gene encoding E3 ubiquitin-protein ligase TRIM9 isoform X1, encoding MEDELRCPTCKQLYANPVLLPCFHALCLGCALDIQTPYNPGAGLPVTTNGSGASSTAGHNGLHGTVNGGAAGGTTSGANPGGPGTRHSSHSSAASTASSNTGSESVTSDQDQSDKVSIFSEADSGVVCCSNTSRPVSYAGTGMLPGVGNVVAPPGAAYCLTCPLCRKLVFFDDGGVRNLPTYRAMEAIVDRFCAREALRCQMCETDPKVASLVCEQCEIRYCDACRELCHPARGPLAKHTLVKPRGAAQQRESVCGEHEEALSQYCLSCKAPACGLCLQEQRHQAHDVQSINVTCKAQKTELSHNLQQLSEKARSTTEFIQRLKGMSDKVTESCMEFERLVHAQCEALIQAIHDRREYLLEAIRMDKDTKIRILKDQQSNCTGKLQQTTGLIQFCIEALKETDSAAFLQVGAMLINRVANTDMTWHQEVTNAAPRVSPIVDLTLDDAALARAIDNLNFIQMKAVKDGDERCPAAPMTPTILPSDCSAENNSVTVAWQPPNHSFVEGYVLELDDGSGGEFREVYCGKETICTVDGLHFNSMYNARVKAFNSAGEGEYSELIGLQTAEVAWFTFDPVLSGGAGSGLIFSKNNATVSVEGWEHRVALGSVGFSRGIHYWEFTIDNYTADTDPAFGVARIDVARNKMLGKDEKSFAMYIDRQRSWFQHNSIHERRVEGGITTGSTIGVLLDLERHTLSFLVNEMPQGSVAFRDLYGVFYPAVSINRGVTLTMHTALDAPKMDYF